The Oscillospiraceae bacterium genome has a segment encoding these proteins:
- a CDS encoding thiamine-binding protein, with the protein MKASVAIQVLPKADNDQELVRIVDEVIAYIKSTGLHCSVGPFETTIEGESYDQLMEIVTQCQKVAIQAGAPSVSAYVKIVYNPEGEVLTIDQKITKHHQ; encoded by the coding sequence ATGAAAGCAAGTGTTGCCATTCAGGTTCTGCCAAAGGCAGACAACGACCAGGAACTGGTGCGTATCGTAGACGAAGTGATCGCCTACATCAAGAGCACCGGCCTGCACTGCTCCGTAGGCCCCTTTGAGACCACCATTGAGGGCGAAAGCTACGATCAACTGATGGAGATCGTAACGCAGTGCCAAAAAGTGGCCATTCAAGCCGGTGCGCCCAGCGTATCCGCTTATGTCAAGATCGTGTACAACCCGGAAGGGGAGGTTTTGACCATTGACCAAAAAATTACAAAGCACCACCAATAA
- a CDS encoding ABC transporter permease translates to MTKKLQSTTNKLAPILALAVILGIWYACAGFEVVPAYMLPSPTDVWLAFVHNFSVMMSQAKVTLQEALYGLGIGVALAFILSALMDRFHFLYQAVYPVLIITQTIPTIAIAPLLVLWMGFGMAPKITLVVITTFFPISIGLLDGYRSADPDEVNLLRAMGANRLQVFWHIKLPSATGSFFSGLRISASYAVVGAVISEWLGGFEGLGVYMTRVKKAYAFDKMFAVIVFISVISLLLMALVALAQRLAMPWANKGTTKGKE, encoded by the coding sequence TTGACCAAAAAATTACAAAGCACCACCAATAAGCTGGCGCCCATTTTGGCACTGGCGGTGATCTTAGGTATTTGGTACGCCTGTGCCGGGTTTGAAGTGGTGCCCGCCTACATGCTGCCCTCCCCTACGGATGTGTGGCTGGCGTTTGTGCACAACTTCTCCGTAATGATGTCCCAGGCCAAGGTGACCCTGCAAGAGGCGCTGTACGGACTGGGGATCGGCGTGGCACTGGCATTTATTCTGTCGGCGCTGATGGATCGCTTTCACTTTTTGTATCAAGCCGTCTATCCCGTTCTCATCATTACCCAGACCATACCCACCATTGCCATTGCGCCGCTGCTGGTGCTGTGGATGGGCTTCGGTATGGCGCCGAAGATCACACTGGTGGTGATCACCACCTTCTTCCCCATCTCCATCGGACTCTTAGACGGCTACCGCAGTGCGGACCCGGACGAGGTCAACCTGCTGCGGGCGATGGGTGCCAACCGACTGCAAGTGTTTTGGCACATCAAGCTGCCCTCCGCCACCGGCTCCTTTTTCTCCGGGCTGCGCATCTCCGCCTCCTATGCGGTGGTGGGCGCGGTGATCTCCGAGTGGTTAGGCGGTTTTGAGGGACTGGGGGTCTATATGACCCGGGTAAAGAAAGCCTATGCCTTTGACAAAATGTTTGCTGTCATTGTGTTCATCTCCGTCATCAGCCTGCTGCTGATGGCACTGGTGGCACTGGCGCAGCGGCTGGCAATGCCCTGGGCAAACAAAGGAACAACGAAAGGAAAAGAATAA
- a CDS encoding ABC transporter substrate-binding protein, whose product MNKAKKIFAGMLAGVMALSFAACSGGKAADKTDTTAAPAQKTDITVCLDWTPNTNHTGMFVAKEKGYYEAAGLNVSIVQPPDNSTATQLCSSNKAQFAIDAQDTLAPAFTSDTPMDVTAVAALLQHNSSGIISKAGQGMDRPKGLTGNTYLTWDSPIEKAMLENIVNKDGGDWSKVKQIPNKVTAEAQDVQQNPDHAIWVFYGWAGINAKVNKIDVDFFYIKDLNATFDYYTPVLIANNTFLKENPQAAKAFLAATAKGYQYAIDHPEEAADILIKSDDTGSLNGSEELVKESQKWMAEQYISDAKKWGYIDPARWNNFYKWLTDNKLVEKDISSNVGFTNDYLA is encoded by the coding sequence ATGAATAAAGCAAAAAAGATTTTTGCCGGTATGCTGGCCGGCGTCATGGCACTGTCCTTTGCCGCCTGCTCCGGCGGTAAAGCAGCGGACAAAACGGACACCACCGCCGCACCGGCACAGAAGACGGACATTACCGTCTGCCTGGACTGGACCCCCAACACCAACCACACCGGTATGTTCGTAGCCAAGGAAAAAGGCTACTACGAGGCCGCCGGGCTGAATGTGAGCATTGTGCAGCCGCCGGACAACAGCACCGCCACCCAGCTGTGCAGCTCCAACAAAGCGCAATTTGCCATTGACGCACAGGACACCCTGGCGCCTGCTTTTACTTCTGACACCCCCATGGATGTGACTGCCGTGGCTGCGCTGCTGCAGCACAACTCCTCCGGCATTATCTCCAAGGCCGGGCAGGGTATGGACCGTCCCAAGGGCCTGACAGGCAACACCTACCTGACCTGGGACTCCCCCATTGAAAAGGCTATGCTGGAAAATATCGTCAACAAGGACGGCGGCGACTGGAGCAAGGTTAAGCAGATCCCCAACAAGGTGACCGCCGAGGCCCAGGATGTGCAGCAGAACCCGGACCACGCCATTTGGGTATTCTACGGCTGGGCCGGTATCAACGCCAAGGTCAACAAAATCGATGTAGACTTCTTCTACATCAAGGACCTGAACGCCACCTTTGACTACTACACCCCGGTACTCATCGCCAACAACACTTTCTTAAAGGAAAATCCGCAGGCTGCTAAGGCATTCCTGGCTGCCACTGCCAAGGGCTATCAGTACGCCATTGACCACCCGGAGGAGGCTGCGGACATTCTCATTAAGAGCGACGATACCGGCTCTCTGAACGGCAGCGAAGAACTGGTTAAGGAAAGCCAAAAGTGGATGGCAGAGCAGTACATCAGCGACGCCAAAAAATGGGGCTACATTGACCCGGCCCGTTGGAACAACTTCTACAAGTGGCTGACGGACAACAAGCTGGTGGAGAAAGACATCAGCAGCAATGTAGGCTTTACCAACGATTACCTGGCATAA
- a CDS encoding ABC transporter ATP-binding protein, translating to MDILSAENIKKSFDEKVILDGVNLTLRQGELISLLGVSGAGKTTLFNCISGIDRPDSGRVVLGGQDITGQPGHISYMLQKDLLLPYKKIIDNVSLPLLLSGKSKKEARTEAGSHFAQFGLEGTQQQYPAELSGGMRQRAALLRTYLAGDRVALLDEPFSALDTITKSAMHRWYLSVMEEIKLSTIFITHDIDEAVLLSDRILILSGRPGKITHQITIAEPKPRRRDFNLTPEFLDYKKQVIDALGVVL from the coding sequence ATGGACATTTTATCCGCAGAAAACATTAAAAAAAGCTTTGACGAAAAGGTGATTTTGGACGGCGTAAACCTGACTTTGCGGCAGGGAGAGTTAATCTCCCTGCTGGGGGTCAGCGGCGCCGGCAAGACCACCCTGTTCAACTGCATCAGCGGCATTGACCGGCCGGACAGCGGCCGGGTGGTGCTGGGCGGGCAGGACATTACCGGCCAGCCGGGCCATATCAGCTATATGCTGCAGAAGGACCTGCTGCTGCCCTACAAAAAAATCATTGACAATGTGTCCCTACCGCTGCTGCTCTCCGGCAAATCCAAAAAGGAAGCCCGGACAGAAGCCGGCAGTCACTTTGCCCAGTTCGGTCTGGAGGGCACCCAGCAGCAGTACCCGGCGGAATTGTCCGGCGGTATGCGCCAGCGGGCAGCCCTGCTGCGCACCTACCTGGCCGGTGACCGGGTAGCGCTGCTGGACGAACCGTTCAGCGCCCTGGACACCATCACCAAATCCGCCATGCACCGGTGGTATCTGTCCGTGATGGAGGAGATCAAGCTGTCCACCATCTTTATCACCCATGATATTGACGAGGCGGTGCTGCTCAGCGACCGCATCCTCATTCTCAGCGGGCGACCGGGCAAGATCACCCACCAGATCACTATTGCGGAGCCGAAACCCCGGCGGCGGGACTTTAACCTGACCCCGGAATTTTTGGATTACAAAAAGCAGGTGATTGACGCCCTGGGTGTGGTGTTATAA
- the pflA gene encoding pyruvate formate-lyase-activating protein translates to MIGKIHSIETFGLVDGPGVRYVLFLQGCNMRCKYCHNPETWDPAAEKMSLSPQQMFDKAYRYRNYWTKKGQPNGGITVSGGEPLLQIDFVTEFFSIAKAHGVHTTLDSCGSAFSRKEPFFSKFQKLMEVTDLVMLDLKQTDSEKHKELTGRDNANILDMARYLSEIRKPMWIRRVLVPGLTDDPAELQQLKDFIDSLSSVEKVEILPYHTLGLFKWQNLGIEYPLEGVPVPTPEQVQQAETILGIAK, encoded by the coding sequence ATGATCGGTAAAATTCATTCCATAGAGACCTTCGGGCTGGTAGACGGCCCGGGGGTGCGCTATGTGCTCTTTTTGCAGGGCTGCAATATGCGCTGCAAATATTGCCACAACCCGGAGACTTGGGATCCGGCGGCGGAAAAGATGAGCCTGTCCCCACAGCAGATGTTTGATAAGGCTTATCGTTATCGCAATTACTGGACCAAGAAAGGCCAGCCCAACGGCGGTATCACCGTTAGCGGAGGCGAGCCGCTGCTCCAGATCGACTTTGTAACGGAGTTCTTCTCCATTGCCAAGGCCCACGGGGTGCATACCACGCTGGACAGCTGCGGTTCCGCATTCAGCCGCAAGGAGCCGTTCTTCTCTAAGTTCCAAAAGCTGATGGAAGTGACGGACCTGGTGATGCTGGACTTAAAGCAGACGGACAGCGAAAAGCACAAGGAACTCACTGGGCGGGACAACGCCAATATTTTGGATATGGCTCGCTACTTGTCGGAGATCCGCAAGCCTATGTGGATCCGGCGCGTGCTGGTGCCCGGTTTGACCGATGACCCGGCAGAGTTGCAGCAGTTGAAAGACTTTATCGACAGCCTTTCTTCTGTGGAGAAGGTGGAGATCCTGCCGTACCATACGCTGGGGCTCTTTAAGTGGCAAAACCTGGGGATCGAGTACCCGCTGGAGGGCGTACCTGTGCCCACACCGGAGCAGGTGCAGCAGGCGGAGACCATCCTGGGGATCGCAAAATAA
- the pflB gene encoding formate C-acetyltransferase — MVNFEQWNGFDGSLWKEEVNVRDFIQKNYKPYDGDEHFLAGPTDATNKLWGVLQGLQKEERAKGGVLDMDTKIVSGITAHEPGYISEDLKDLEAVVGLQTDKPLKRAFMPYGGIKMAEQACSTYGYEPDPELHKIFTEYCKTHNQGVFDAYTPEMKKARHNKIITGLPDTYGRGRIVGDYRRVALYGIDFLIEQKKEDFANCGSGSMTDDIIRQREELAMQIKALGEMKVMAEKYGFDISQPAKNAKEAVQWLYFGYLAAIKTQNGAAMSVGRVSTFLDIYIERDLEAGTLTESEAQELIDHLVMKFRMVKFARIPSYNQLFSGDPVWATLEVGGIGVDGRSMVTKNDYRFLHTLENMGPSPEPNLTVLYSSALPENFKKYAADISIRTSSIQYENDDVMKPVWGDDYSICCCVSATQTGKEMQFFGARANLAKCLLYAINGGVDVKTGQQVGPEYKPITSEYLDYDEVVEKYDRMMDWLADLYVNVLNLIQYMHDKYYYEAAEMALIDTDVRRTFATGIAGFSHVVDSLSAIKYAKVKTIRNEDGIVVDYETTGDFPRYGNDDDRADEIAVWLLKTFLAKIKKHHTYRNSEPTTSILTITSNVVYGKATGAMPDGRKAGEPLSPGANPAYGAEQNGLLASLNSVAKLPYEWALDGISNTQTINPDAIGHDEQERVNNLVQVMDGYFDQGAHHLNVNVFGKEKLIDAMEHPEKEEYANFTIRVSGYAVKFIDLTREQQMDVIARTCHDRM, encoded by the coding sequence ATGGTCAATTTTGAACAATGGAATGGCTTTGACGGTTCCCTCTGGAAAGAGGAAGTCAATGTAAGAGACTTCATCCAGAAGAACTACAAGCCCTATGATGGAGATGAGCATTTCCTGGCAGGACCCACGGACGCTACTAACAAGCTGTGGGGCGTGTTGCAGGGTCTGCAAAAAGAAGAGCGCGCCAAGGGCGGCGTTTTGGATATGGACACGAAGATCGTGTCCGGCATTACTGCCCATGAGCCGGGCTACATCAGTGAGGATCTGAAGGATCTGGAGGCCGTGGTTGGTTTGCAGACCGACAAGCCCCTGAAGCGTGCCTTTATGCCCTATGGCGGTATCAAGATGGCGGAGCAGGCTTGCTCCACTTACGGCTATGAGCCGGATCCGGAGCTGCACAAGATCTTCACCGAGTATTGCAAGACGCATAACCAGGGTGTGTTTGACGCATATACGCCCGAGATGAAGAAGGCTCGCCACAACAAGATCATTACCGGTCTGCCGGATACTTACGGCCGTGGCCGTATCGTCGGCGATTATCGCCGTGTGGCTCTGTACGGTATCGACTTCCTGATCGAGCAGAAGAAGGAAGACTTTGCCAACTGCGGCAGCGGTTCTATGACGGACGACATCATCCGTCAGAGAGAAGAGCTGGCTATGCAGATTAAGGCTCTGGGCGAGATGAAAGTCATGGCCGAGAAGTATGGTTTTGATATTTCTCAGCCTGCAAAGAATGCAAAAGAGGCTGTGCAGTGGCTGTACTTCGGCTACCTGGCTGCCATCAAGACCCAGAACGGTGCTGCGATGAGCGTTGGTCGTGTGTCCACTTTCCTGGATATCTACATTGAGAGAGATCTGGAAGCCGGCACTTTGACCGAGAGCGAGGCACAGGAATTGATCGACCACTTGGTTATGAAGTTCCGTATGGTGAAGTTCGCTCGTATTCCCTCTTACAACCAGCTGTTCTCCGGCGACCCGGTATGGGCTACCCTGGAAGTTGGCGGTATCGGCGTAGACGGCCGTTCTATGGTTACCAAGAACGACTACCGTTTCCTGCACACTTTGGAGAATATGGGTCCCTCTCCGGAGCCGAACCTGACTGTTCTGTATTCCTCCGCTCTGCCTGAGAACTTTAAGAAGTACGCGGCAGACATTTCTATCCGCACCAGCTCCATCCAGTATGAGAACGACGATGTGATGAAGCCGGTATGGGGCGACGATTACAGCATCTGCTGCTGCGTATCCGCTACCCAGACCGGTAAAGAGATGCAGTTCTTCGGCGCAAGAGCCAACCTGGCTAAGTGCCTGCTGTATGCTATCAACGGCGGTGTGGATGTGAAGACCGGCCAGCAGGTTGGTCCCGAGTACAAGCCGATCACTTCCGAGTACCTGGATTATGATGAGGTCGTTGAGAAGTATGACCGCATGATGGACTGGCTGGCTGATCTGTATGTAAATGTGCTGAACCTGATCCAGTACATGCATGATAAGTATTACTACGAAGCTGCCGAGATGGCTCTGATCGATACCGATGTACGCAGAACCTTTGCCACCGGTATTGCCGGCTTCTCCCACGTGGTAGATTCCCTGAGCGCCATCAAGTACGCTAAGGTTAAGACCATCCGCAACGAGGACGGCATTGTGGTTGATTACGAGACCACCGGCGACTTCCCCCGCTACGGCAACGATGACGACCGTGCAGACGAGATCGCTGTATGGCTGCTGAAGACCTTCCTGGCTAAGATCAAGAAGCACCACACCTATCGTAACTCCGAGCCCACCACCTCTATCCTGACCATTACCTCCAATGTGGTATATGGTAAGGCAACCGGTGCTATGCCTGACGGCCGTAAGGCCGGCGAGCCGCTGTCTCCCGGTGCAAACCCGGCTTACGGCGCAGAGCAGAACGGCCTGCTGGCCTCTCTGAACTCCGTTGCTAAGCTGCCTTATGAGTGGGCACTGGACGGTATCTCCAACACCCAGACCATCAACCCGGACGCTATCGGCCATGACGAGCAGGAGCGCGTCAACAACCTGGTACAGGTGATGGATGGCTACTTCGATCAGGGCGCACATCACCTGAATGTGAATGTGTTCGGTAAAGAGAAGCTGATCGACGCCATGGAGCACCCGGAGAAGGAAGAGTATGCAAACTTCACCATCCGTGTATCCGGTTACGCCGTGAAGTTTATTGACCTGACCCGTGAGCAGCAGATGGATGTTATTGCCCGTACCTGCCACGACAGAATGTAA
- the fucO gene encoding lactaldehyde reductase — protein sequence MANRFVLNETSYHGPGAIQEISGEVKGRGFKKCFVCSDPDLIKFNVTKKVTDVLENAGIDYEIYSKIKANPTVENVQTGVAAFKASGADCIIAIGGGSSMDTAKAIGIIIENPEFSDVISLEGVAPTTKKAVPIIAVPTTAGTAAEVTINYVITDTEKNRKMVCVDVHDIPVVAVVDPEMMASMPKGLTAATGMDALTHAIEGYITKAAWEMSDMFHLKAIEIISKNLRGAVANTPEGREGMALGQYIAGMGFSNVGLGIVHSMAHPLGAVYDTPHGVANAIILPTVMAYNAPATGEKYRDIAKAMGVQGVDDMALDQARAAAVDAVKQLSQDVGIPADLKDIVKPEDVDFLAQSAYDDACRPGNPRDTSVEEIKQLYLSLM from the coding sequence ATGGCAAACAGATTTGTATTGAATGAGACCAGCTACCACGGCCCCGGTGCGATCCAGGAGATCTCCGGTGAAGTGAAAGGCCGCGGGTTCAAAAAGTGCTTTGTGTGCTCCGACCCGGACCTGATTAAATTTAATGTAACGAAGAAAGTGACCGATGTGCTGGAGAATGCCGGCATTGACTACGAGATCTACAGCAAAATCAAGGCCAACCCCACGGTGGAGAATGTGCAGACCGGCGTGGCCGCCTTTAAGGCCAGCGGCGCAGACTGCATCATCGCCATTGGCGGCGGCTCCTCTATGGACACCGCCAAAGCCATCGGTATTATCATTGAGAACCCGGAATTCAGCGATGTAATCTCCCTGGAGGGCGTGGCGCCCACCACCAAGAAGGCCGTGCCGATCATCGCCGTTCCCACCACTGCCGGTACAGCCGCCGAGGTCACCATCAACTATGTGATCACCGACACGGAGAAAAACCGCAAAATGGTGTGCGTAGATGTGCACGACATTCCCGTAGTGGCCGTTGTAGACCCGGAGATGATGGCATCCATGCCCAAGGGGCTGACCGCCGCCACCGGTATGGACGCACTGACCCACGCCATTGAGGGCTACATTACCAAGGCCGCCTGGGAAATGAGCGATATGTTCCATCTGAAAGCCATTGAGATCATCAGCAAGAACCTGCGCGGTGCCGTAGCCAACACCCCGGAGGGCCGCGAGGGCATGGCACTGGGCCAGTACATTGCCGGTATGGGCTTTTCCAACGTGGGCCTGGGCATTGTGCACTCCATGGCGCACCCGCTGGGCGCTGTGTACGACACCCCCCACGGCGTAGCCAACGCCATTATCCTGCCCACCGTGATGGCCTACAATGCACCTGCCACCGGTGAAAAATACCGGGATATTGCCAAGGCCATGGGCGTTCAGGGCGTGGACGATATGGCTCTGGACCAGGCGCGTGCCGCTGCCGTGGACGCAGTAAAGCAGCTGTCCCAGGATGTAGGTATCCCCGCCGACCTGAAAGACATTGTAAAGCCGGAGGATGTGGACTTCCTGGCGCAGAGCGCTTATGACGACGCCTGCCGTCCCGGCAACCCCAGAGACACCAGCGTAGAGGAGATCAAGCAGTTGTATCTCTCCCTGATGTAA
- a CDS encoding FprA family A-type flavoprotein, with amino-acid sequence MTISDAIRYVGVNDTDIDLFESQYPVPHGVSYNSYLLLDDKIALLDTVDKRKYDDWAAKVDAVLDGRTPDYIVVHHLEPDHAGSLQMTIEKYPGATLVLSAKALAMLPQFFDLPAGTKTLSVKEGDTLELGHHTLTFVMAPMVHWPEVMVSYEQTEKVLFSADAFGKFGAVGTDEPWPEEARRYFINIVGKYGAPVQTLLKKAAALDIATICPLHGPVLQGDLTPYLHLYNTWSSYQPETRGVFIAYASIYGNTKTAALLLAEELKSRGVTVEIADLSRTDLAQAVAKAFQYSQMVCAAPSYDGGVFPVMADFLHHLKSKNYQNRTVALIENGSWAPSAARTMAAQLEEMKAITLLSGTVTVRAALKDADRTALAALADALAQ; translated from the coding sequence TTGACCATTTCTGACGCAATTCGCTATGTTGGCGTCAACGATACAGACATTGATTTGTTTGAAAGCCAGTACCCGGTGCCCCACGGCGTGTCCTACAACAGCTACCTGCTGCTGGACGACAAGATTGCCCTGCTGGACACGGTGGACAAACGCAAATATGACGACTGGGCCGCAAAGGTGGACGCTGTTCTGGACGGGCGCACCCCGGACTACATTGTGGTGCACCACTTAGAGCCGGACCACGCCGGCAGTCTGCAAATGACCATAGAAAAATATCCCGGAGCCACCCTGGTGCTCAGCGCCAAGGCGCTGGCTATGCTGCCCCAGTTTTTTGACCTGCCGGCAGGCACCAAGACCCTGTCGGTGAAAGAGGGCGACACGCTGGAGCTGGGTCACCACACCTTGACCTTTGTGATGGCACCCATGGTGCACTGGCCGGAGGTGATGGTCAGCTACGAACAAACGGAAAAGGTACTCTTTAGCGCAGACGCCTTTGGCAAATTCGGCGCCGTAGGCACGGACGAGCCTTGGCCGGAGGAAGCCCGCCGCTACTTTATCAATATCGTTGGCAAATACGGTGCGCCGGTGCAGACCCTGCTGAAGAAAGCCGCCGCCCTGGATATTGCCACCATTTGCCCGCTGCACGGCCCGGTACTGCAAGGGGACCTGACCCCCTATCTGCACCTGTATAACACTTGGAGCAGCTATCAGCCGGAAACCCGGGGTGTGTTCATTGCCTATGCCTCCATTTACGGCAACACGAAGACGGCTGCTCTGCTACTGGCGGAGGAACTGAAAAGCCGTGGCGTAACGGTAGAAATCGCGGACTTAAGCCGCACGGATTTGGCACAGGCAGTAGCAAAAGCATTTCAGTACAGCCAAATGGTATGCGCCGCCCCCAGCTATGACGGCGGGGTGTTCCCGGTAATGGCGGACTTCTTGCACCACTTAAAGAGCAAGAATTACCAAAACCGCACCGTGGCCTTGATTGAAAACGGCAGCTGGGCGCCCAGCGCCGCCCGCACCATGGCCGCCCAGTTGGAGGAGATGAAAGCCATCACCCTGCTGTCGGGCACCGTCACCGTGCGCGCCGCCTTAAAGGACGCAGACCGCACCGCGCTGGCCGCACTGGCAGACGCGCTGGCGCAGTAA